A region of the Enoplosus armatus isolate fEnoArm2 chromosome 8, fEnoArm2.hap1, whole genome shotgun sequence genome:
GCAGACAGTTCCAAAGAGCAAGTTTCTTGCGCCAAAGCTGTCAATAGTTTCTATTGTGGACTACTGAAAACAACACTACTGCATGGAATCACTATCTGTTCCACAACACAGGAGAGTAGGGGTGGGAATCACCAGAGGTCCCACCATATGATATTATCTTAATACTTAAGGCACGATACCATAGTATTGCGATATGCTGAGTATTGCAATACCTTGTGATTTTTCAACTGCAAATTATGTCCCCAAAGGAAAACTTTGTCAACATCGATTTTATCTAATGAGATAAAGTTTTCCGTCTGTTCAGTCTGTTTGTATTGTCTACATCGTCCAACTTCACTGAATGCAGGTATTTTGAACAATGCAACTTCAGCTAAAGTTATGCAGCCCCTTCAGCAATGAGGAATttgaaagtaaatacatttaaagtacagtacacttaaactgaaattaaataaaacgtgcttttaaattaaaacaaaaagaatgtgCTACTGTTTGCTGCTGGCTTTGAGACAGCCAAGAGGTAGCTGCAGGTCACCAGAGACACTATCTCCTCACCTGGAAGCACAACAAATGCAAACgtacagtaaatgtcacagaCGAGGAAGTCTATCAAGCCGCACGAACAGGTTCAACAAAAGCATCAttccacagagacacatgatgattatttaagtattgtatttaagtatgaatctgagatacttgtactttccttgagtcttttcttttcgtgccactttctacttctactccacatttcagagggaaatattgtaccttttacttcactacaattaGTTTTAACGGCTTTAGTTAcgagttactttacaaattaagatttttgcatACGAAACATATAAAgcgtttataaaatatgatagaGAAAATTAAGAGAagtaaaggaggaaaagaagttCAGCCAttaagaaaattacaaaaacaactgcccACATTGATGCATGTAAAACAACACTGTGCTCATAAAATGTGATTAACTTTCAAATGTAATTATGATTCTATTCAGACAATGATTTAAGTTATTGTTATTGAAGTTATTGTGTCCTTTGACTCATTCCTCCAAGCGTTCAGTAGCTGGTCTGGATTGATAATCTCCTGCTAATAAATTGGCTGTGGCACACCTTCTGAATTCTCGGGTACATGTATCATCCATCAAGTGTCACAGTGTGATCTTCATTTCCCCTCAGCCCGTCTCCAGtccctgctcacttctcccGGGCCATGATCACActtgacagacacagacaaaagtattgggccactcctcttaatcattgaattcaggtgtttcattcagtcccattgccacaggtataaaatcaagcacctagccatgcagtctgcctttacaaacatttgtgaaagaatgggtcgttcTAAAGAGTTCACTGAATTCGAACGTGGTACTGCAATAGGATGCCACCGTTGCAACAAGTCAGTTCgtgaaatttcttctctcctagatATTCCACGATCAACTGGAAGTGGTattattgcaaagtggaaacgtttaggaaccacagcagctcagccacgaagtggcaGACCACGTAATGTTACAGAGCGGGGTCGCCGAGTGCTGACGCGCATAGTGGTAAAAGTcgccaaagctctgctgactcaacaactgcagagttccaaaccagctctggcattaatatcagcaccaaaactgtgtGCCGGGAGCTTCACggcatgggtttccatggccgagcagctgcacgCAAGCCTTACATCCCCGAGCACAATGCCAAGCGTCAGATGGAGTGGTGTAAAGCATGCCGCCACTGGAGCAGTGGAAACGAGTTctgtggagtgacgaatcacgcATCAGTATATCCTGGCTTAAGTTGCATAAGGTGGCAACAGTAGTGTAAGACTATCTTTGATCACtgcatttgcaaatattttactttttcttcttcttatgtGTTATCCTAAGGCTGTGTGCGCACTGTAGCCTAAGTTCTCTAAAACTGTGGGGTTCCCAAGTAAGTTGTTTCTGGATCAGGGGTTAAAGcaagtttaaaaacagtaacatcAAAATATGAGACACCAAAAATTATGAAGTTTTGTCCAAAAATGGTGACCAAGAGTGTCCTcagcaaattaaagcaaacatcgcaaaaacttgaaaggaaatggcgctccaccaattGGAAGAATCACGTTTAGcctggcaagatagtcttaaaGCATAAAGGAAGGCCCTCCGTAATGCCAGAGCGTCCTATTGCTCATCATTAACAGAGGAAAATAAGAACCCCAGGTTTCTTCAGCACcgtagccaggctgacagagagtcactgCTCtgttgagccatgtattcctataaccctcagcagtaatgacttcatgagcttctttaaagATAAAATTCAAACTATTAGAAAAACAATTCATCACCTTCTGCCCTCAGGCGATACCGACTTaacttcaaacacaggaacctCAGAAACAGAATCATCTTACTTAAACTAATTAATTAGAATAAAgatgcattaaaataaaaataattaatctTAGGTGCTGTATGTAATACTCTTAAGTACCTATACACATGAGAGGTGTAAATCTGTGTTGATTcagtatgttgcatttttatacCTGATAAACCACATGACTTGTTTCAGAGTGTAGGCCCACTAAGACCAGCAGAGTCAAGGAGGTGAAGGCTTGGGAAGTGATGTTCACTCACTGAAAAACCAGTGAAACCCCAGTAAACCAGATATGCAGCGTCATATAAGGGgtgaacattttagcattttgtttatgttttatgtcatcTGCAGTGTCTAAATAGGCCTACTGGTTTTGGAAATTGTGGTTAATAGTCATTACAAATAAGGACAAAAGATTTGTTGTGAGTATATGACAGCAAATACCTGTTGAATATGAATCAGATGGAAACATGGGGTGGGGATAGCCATTTGTAGTTTGATCTGAAGAAAATCTACCATggagctgcttgttttcttccaatTTCAAAGCCTCTGCAAAAGACACCCTTCAGAAACCATGCAGCTTAGGTCTAATATTCTTTAAATACACATGGGGAAATATGGGAATCTTATAGAAGGTTTTGGTGCTCTGGTCATTTGAGCTTACATGTTCAAATGATGAACACTTAGatgaaaaatgtgcaaaagatGACATCATGAGCCTTATTCATGCGTAGTGTAATTTGACGTTTTGAAAGGACACAGCAGTCCACTCAACTTAACTGAACAAAAGCTCAGGTGACCCACTCCGACTGGCCGACAGACCAGCGTTGCCAAGTGTCAGCCTTGAATTACAACCCTAATCTGAATTTCTGCCTAAAAAGGCATCTTATCCAACATTGTTTGAAGAGTATATTGGTCTTTCCTCCAGTCTGAGCTAATAGAGTactcattattatttacaataatCAAACAATGTCTTGAGATCAGAGAAAGACACATTGCAGGTGTGTGAGTCGAAGGTATATAAACACTGGGTTTCCCTCTGAAAGACACCCTGCTACCTGCTACTGCTGCAAGTGGAACCTCATCTGATCATCACAACAAGGTGCGGCTCTCATTCCTACCTTTCATCATAGCATCAGCTGTGTTGATTCAAATCtatagaaattatttttcatctgttcattattGCATTTAGTGTTCACTTCAAGGGAAATCCCCTTTTCATATATAGTTCTTTACAAGGCCACGTTTCTGTGAAACCTGCtaactgtctttgtttcattcattcacaacagTCATTTTAACTTTATAATTCAAGTTCACATTTAAAGAATGCACATGCTTATCTATGGTGCATTACTTCATTAATAACTGAGTCTTTACACAGATGGCATCAGCTCTTCATTTCATTGCGGTCCTCTGTTTGACCAGTGGACTGTGGATTGGAGCAAATGTAAGTAACACGCacactaaaatatttatttttaaaagatcaTTGGTGTCATAACACCTAAACTTCAAACACTAGTACCATGTCTCGGAGCCCAACATCATGTTTTCAACATTATTTCCAAGTTTTGTCTTCAAAATAATTACTGGTGATATATAAGGTAGTGactaaatacacaataaaatactCAATAAAGATCAAGTTTGAGTTGAGTTCAGTgctaatgatgttttctttatgttcacAGGCGCGTCCTGATTCAGGTTGGTACTTGTCCGAGTCTGGGGGGTGAAGGGTCATAATACAGTAGCTGGGACTTTGTGACTGCTGTTCAAGTTATTTATAAGTTTTCAAATTTTTAAGAAAcgtttttgtttctgcagaatgaggactgtggatgtTTCTTATAGTGTAGTCACTCTATCAGGTTATCAGTATGGATGACAGCAATGAATACAGAAATCAATAACTCTCAATGTACCTATGACATGAGACTTGAATAAACCTGAACCCATTCTTTAAGTCAATTTCAAAAGAGGAACATGACTCTAATTTTCCTCCTGTCACACTTATGCATTGATTGTCATTGTAATCATCTACAGACCATTGCTGTGACACCTGTAAGACCTGCCCTTCTGGTTGGACTCAGTTTGACGATCACTGTTACATGTACAACCACGTTCAAAAGGACTGGGCTGATGCAGAGGTACTTTATGGAACAATATGAGTTCTAACTGCCAAACTGCATTCATGACATTTGCTTTAAACTAGTTTGTTCTTATAAGAATCATTCAGTAGAAGAAGCCGTAAAGCAAACTCTCACTTCTATGTCCTCATTTAACGTATTCCACCTCtcaatgatttttttgttgttttttttcatttcacacgtTGTCTTCCTCATTAGATTGCCTGCATTGCCCTCGGTGGGAATCTGGCCTCAATCCCCAACAAAGACGTGTACGACTTCCTCAAAAAGACAATCCACACAGCGACTAACGAACATAGACGAACTTGGGTTGGAGGCCATGACACAGCAAAGGTGAGCGATTTAACATAAACATGTGTGCCTgatatagagtgctgcagggatgacggatttttgtaggccaactcATTTATGGAGTATTGctgaaaataagctctgtggcaaacaaatgtTAATGACACTCACACTTACTCTTACTTACGTGTTGTTCAGCATGATAATCTTCACAATGAACACATGATTTTTGAAGCGGAAATGCAGTCGCCAGAaataaaaagctaacgttaggctacaGTTGCATGTCCAAGCgcgagtataaacacaacgaggctgtaagagcagactagtgagtagatgagtttCCACATTTGGCATGATGACATTTAACGTCCCCAACAACGTCCGTAATCTCATTTAGCCGCCTTTCATGAGAAActtaaaagcttcaaaattcaggAGTGGGGTATTTACTGACGCATTTTATGTTGCAGAACAAAGCGTGAAAATCTCTAAAGCTTGTGTTagccacagaccttatttcaggaaTCTgtccaaaaacccattcaagaaacccCACTGACTTCGAGACGAATGAAGCGGAAGGGCAAAAATGCagactcatttccaggttttagggcTCATTCCTGCAGAACTCTACTgaatatgttctgtttttaatttggtgGTCACATTGTTGAGAGTCTGGCAGGTGTGATTTGGATTTTGGATGGATCATGTATAACAAAGGTTCCCTGACTGGAGGCCATTTACCTGGTAATGTGTTATACCGCTAAACCACCAGGTCACCCAGTCTCTGGGTTATTTCGACAAACCAGGacatccatttcattttttagtaTCAAACTAAATTCTATTCAGCCTCATTGTGTTGGAGTGGTGGCTGACGTCTCAGCTGTGTATATCTCTTCACTATCAGCATGGTTAGAAGTCACTAAGGGTAAAATATCATTTTTGTGATTGGATTGAATTGACCCTCAAAACTTTCTTTCAGGAGGGTGTGTGGTTGTGGACGGATGGGACCAAGTTTGACTTCAAGCTGTGGCGTCGGGGGGAGCCCAACAACAGTGGCAAAAGAGAGCACTGCATGGAGATGAACTACCTCGGTACGCACTGAttatctgtttctctcctgcatGTGATTTTTCTGTGGAAATTCTCAACATTCAAGAGAAGAAAAGTCATCTTTTGTAACTCATCCTCTGATATAATCTAGAAtatgaattgtgttttgttatttgtacatttgattgaaaaaagcaaacacttgTCAAACATTTGTAGCAGAGGCCTCTAGAGTATtagagtttgttgtttgtagACCTGAAACTATTAGTTAagtaatcaattagtcgattgactGAATCAACAATTATTAATTATAGTAAGCGATTAGatatttaagtaaaacaaatcatGAGTATTTGTTAGAATTCATCGTATTCTTTGAagttaaactgaatatctttgggtttgtaGGATAAAACAAGCAGATGAATATCTCAACTTGGGCTTTAGAAAATTGTGACAACTTCTGACATTGCATAAaccaaatgatgaatcaatcaatcgagaagattaatcaataattaaaataatctttCTTTGTATGTatatcattttttgtttgttaacttTTAAACTCTAGGTGCTCCCAACGACTTGAGCTGCAACCCAAAGCAatcttttgtttgtggaaaGCGCCTGTGAAGATCCCTGCCATGTGCTCATACAACTgccatgatgatgtcacatccCCACTAATGATGTCACATGCACCAGGATGTACAGCCTcgatgacatcactgcaggaAAATATATTGACAGTTCTGATTTGatttcaaataaatcaataaacagacacattctGTTCAACAATTTGTCTCACCTCTTTATATTACCATCTCATATGAAAGCTTAATACTTCTATCTCTACTATGTATACTTCAATTGATCaatcaactgattaatcatttagtcaatCAATTATTGTATCTCTTCATAGATGGTTTATACCTGCATTCGCAGTATAAAAttctaacattttaaatgaccatAGACGTGCCCCGACAAGTCATCCAGTTCAACAAGAATAGAGATATTCCACCCTGCCTTCTTCTGCTGATACAACAATCAGATAAACTCTACCTCATGAACCACAGAGTTTATACTTTAATCAAAGATAGGTAACAGCATGTATTGTAAAGAATAGGTGGACTTTTGCCATCTGGTCGTCCACATCACacctgtaaataatattataatgtttatatatgtgtttacatataatattatgtataagaaaagtgccctgagataacctctgttatgatttggcactatttaaataaaactgtattGAACTGAGAGGAGGGATTTGAGGGGAGGGGCAGGAGAGTGTGATTTAcatacagtggggcaaaaaagtatttagtcagccaccaattgtgcaagttctcccacttaaaaagatgagaggtctccaattttcatcataggtatacctcaactatgagagacaaaatgagaaaaaaaaaatccagaaaatcacattgtctgatttttaaagaatttatttgcaaattatggtggaaaataagtatttggtcaataacaaaagttcatctcaatactttgttatataccctttgttggcaatgacagaggtcaaacgttttctgtaagtcttcacaaggttttcacacactgttgctggtaTTTTGGCCCATTCCTCCATGCAGACCCCCTCtagagcagtgatgttttggggCTGTCGCTGGGCAACACAGACTTTCAACTCCCTCCAAAGATTTTCTATGGGGTTGAGATCTGGAGACTGGCTAGGCCACTCCAGGACCTTGAAATGCTTCTTACGAAGCCACTCCTTCGTTGCCCGGGCggtgtgtttgggatcattgtcatgctgaaagacCCAGCCACGTTTCATCTTCAATGCGATACATGgccccattcattctttcctttacacggatcagtcgtcctggtccctttgcagaaaaacagccccaaagcaTGATGTTTCCACCCCCATGCTTCACAGTAGGTATGGTGTTCTTTGGATGCaattctttctcctccaaacacgacaagttgagtttttaccaaaaagttctattttggtttcatctgaccaTATGACATTCTCCCAATCCTCTTCTGGATCATCCAAATGCTCTCTAGCAAACTTCAGACGGGCCTGGACATGTACTGGCTTAAGCAGGGGGACACGTCTGACACTGCAGGACTTGAGTCCCTGGCGGCGTAGTGTGTTACTGATGGTAGCCTTTGTTACTTTGgtcccagctctctgcaggtcattcaCTAGGTCCCCCCGTGTGGTTCTGGGATTTTTGCTCACCGTTCTCGTGATCATTTTGACCCCACGGGGTGAGATCTTGTGTGGAGCCCCAGATCGAGGGAGATTATCAGTGGTCTTgtatgtcttccattttctaataattgctCCCATAGTTGATTTCTTCACACCAAGCTGCTTACCTGTTGCAAATTCAGTCTTCCCAGCCTGGTGCAGGTCtacaattttgtttctggtgtccttTGACAGCTCTTTGGTCATGGCCATAGTGGAGTttggagtctgactgtttgaggttgtggacaggtgtcttttatactgataaagagttcaaacaggtgccattaatacaggtaatgagtggaggacagaggagcctcttaaagaagaagttacaggtctgtgagagccagaaatcttgcttgtttgtttgtaaatacttattttacagaggaatttaccaattaattcattaaaaatcctacaatgtgtctttccccccattctgtctctcatagttgaagtgtacctatgatgaaaattacaggcctctctcatctttttaagtgggagaaATTGCtcaattggtggctgactaaatacttttttgccccactgtatgTAACATTTGCCTTTTGAatgttacattaaaaacatactttGAGCTTTAAATGGTTACTAAGTCTAATAGAAAAATCTTGTAATAGAGAATTTAATTTGTCAGTAATTTTACctttatttgatatttgtgttattttcatatttttcccattttagatttcatatttaatactAGGCCACCATCAATGAACACAACGCAGAGACTGTTGACTGTTACCACTATCAGCGGTATAAAAAGTAGGGtgttataaactgtatatagaGATCCAGAACAAATTAAACCCCGTTACACATGTAATCTGCATACTGAGGAAATAATGTCCCTCTTCCTGAACCAGCCGTCCTCCCATCTGTGCCGAAACCTCTGGCATCACTGCACACCTAGCGTACAACAATGACTTCCACAAGCTCAACTTTCTCCCTGCTATTGTTTTCATCTGAGTTACGTTTCCACCAGGTTCCATGACCTTTTGTTGATTTCTCGAAGGCGTTTTAATGGAACCAGTCAGAAAAACGTGCGTTATAAAATCAGTGCCTGAAAATACTCAGACCTTTTGTGTACTGATGTGCTTATCACACCATGCAGGTTTATCTCAGTTTATCTCAGTTTATCTGACTCTTTATGTCAGCAGAAGCAGGCAGGGTGGAATATCTCTTTTCTTCATGAGCTGGATGACTTTTCTGACAGCTCAGGTCTATGgtaatataaaatgttataattttatactgtaaatgcagaaataaactATATATGAAGAGATACAATAAACTGattgactaaatgattaatcagttgattgactgaatgtttttcaaaagaatTAAGCTTTTGCATGAGATggtaatataaaaaacaaaataagagatGAGACAGATTGTTGagtcatttaaaatcaaatcagatatgtgaataaataaatgttttcctgcagTGGTGTCAAATACTCAAATATTAACCAGTGATCTGTTTTAAGGGGGTTGcttaaaaaataatgaatcactTACTTAATTCACTTACTTAAATCCACTAACCGATTACTTAACTAATAGTTTCAGGTctacaaacaacaaactctaATACTCTAGAGGTCTCTGctacaaaatgtttctttttttcaatcaaatgtacaaataacaaaacagaagtGTTGTTGGGCTGCTTGTAACGCCACTCTTCGAAATGAAACTTGGTACCATCActccacatccacacacctgAAAGAAGGTTTTAAAGGTCAATTCAGTCCAATCATAAAAATGATATTTTGCCCTGGGTGACATCTAACCATGCTGATAGTGAAGAGATATACACAGCTGAGACGTCAGCCACCACTCCAACACAATGAGGCTGAATAGAATTTAGTTTGTGATactagaaaatgaaatgtatatcCTGGTTTGCAAAATAACCCACAGACTGGGTGACCTGGTGGTTTAGCAGTATAACACATTACCAGGTAAATGGCCTCCAGTCAGGGAACTTTGTCCCTTATTTTCCCGTGAGCTCTCCACTGTGTGgtatcaaataaaagcaaaatgcctTCATGAAAGAAGGATCCACAGACCTTGAGTGGTCTGCTGTGtccttttaaaaagtcaaattagaCTACGCATGAATGAGGCTCATCATGTCgtcttttgcagatttttcaTCTAAGTGTTCATCATTTGAACATGTAAGCTCAAATGACCAGAGCACCAAAACCTTCTATAAGATTCCCATATTTCCCCATGTGTATTTAAAGAATATTAGACCTAAGCTGCATGGTTTCTGAAGGGTGTCTTTTGCAGAGGCTTTGAAattggaagaaaacaagcagctccATGGTAGATTTTCTTCAGATCAAACTACAAATGGCTATCCCCACCCCATGTTTCCATCTGATTCATATTCAACAGGTATTTGCTGTCATATACTCACAACAAATCTTTTGTCCTTATTTGTAATGACTATTAACCACAATTTCCCAAACCAGTAAATTGGCCTTATTTAGACACTGCAgatgacataaaacataaacaaaatgctCAAATGTTCACCCCTTATATGACGCTGCATATTTGGTTTACTGGGGTTTACTGGTTTTTCAGTGAGTGAACATCACTTCCCAAGCCTTCACCTCCTTGACTCTGCTGGTCTTAGTGGGCCTACACTCTGAAACAAGTCATGTGGTTTATCAGgtataaaaatgcaacatactgAATCAACACAGATTTACACCTCTCATGTGTATAGGTACTTAAGAGTATTACATACAGCACCTAAGAttaattctttttattttaatgcatctttattttaattaattagtttAAGTAAGATGATTCTGTTTCTGaggttcctgtgtttgaagttAAGTCGGTATCGCCTGAGGGCAGAAGGTGATGAATTGTTTTTCTAATACTTTGAATTTTATctttaaagaagctcatgaagtcattactgctgagggttataggaatacatggctcaacaGAGcagtgactctctgtcagcctggctacgGTGCTGAAGAAACCTGGGGTTCTTATTTTCCTCTGTTAATGATGAGCAATAGGACGCTCTGGCGTTACGGAGGGCCTTCCTTTATGCtttaagactatcttgccaggCTAAACGTGATTCTTCCaattggtggagcgccatttcctttcaagtttttgcgatgtttgctttaatttgctgAGGACACTCTTGGTCACCATTTTTGGACAAAACTTCATAATTTTTGGTGTCTCATATTTTgatgttactgtttttaaacttgCTTTAACCCCTGATCCAGAAACAACTTACTTGGGAACCCCACAGTTTTAGAGAACTTAGGCTACAGTGCGCACACAGCCTTAGGATAACacataagaagaagaaaaagtaaaatatttgcaaatgcaGTGATCAAAGATAGTCTTACACTACTGTTGCCACCTTATGCAACTTAAGCCAGGATATACTGATgcgtgattcgtcactccacagaactcgtttccactgctccagtggcggcgtgctttacaccactccaTCCGACGCTTGGCATTGTGCTCGGTGATGTAAGGCTTGCGTGAAGCTCCCGGCATacagttttggtgctgatattaatgccagagctggtttggaactct
Encoded here:
- the LOC139288731 gene encoding galactose-specific lectin nattectin-like, translated to MASALHFIAVLCLTSGLWIGANVNHCCDTCKTCPSGWTQFDDHCYMYNHVQKDWADAEIACIALGGNLASIPNKDVYDFLKKTIHTATNEHRRTWVGGHDTAKEGVWLWTDGTKFDFKLWRRGEPNNSGKREHCMEMNYLGAPNDLSCNPKQSFVCGKRL